A stretch of Streptomyces vietnamensis DNA encodes these proteins:
- a CDS encoding LPXTG cell wall anchor domain-containing protein: MKPARIARRWRALRNSLLALACATVITVTGQPGAGVAEAAPAPPKLKPGKRCDELYGVKDVPTGGLPQGDASRSVDRWDTYEYTNPGLQFDGLNPTQAELNAAGTDYKKYDHSDPRRIYARFNAQKRWKDFRDYLSKVYIPNQGYDARGKAFMGKVVREMGLTGPDWICEKEFWFKDPDTGDRHKRRLDAYNKRTREIVEAKSNGSPDGREKPADRAWAKNSGWRSYKYTYVFAENQTRDAKNFMRELKDTAGKDALGRDRVRTYDYQSHHKGLAPKGTENGPYRANGTTMSPGNGTSTGSRGSGNQVINQSPANPQTLKEQLDRLGKTGQRSLMNRGLGGIDFTTLDLRYIGKGKSGKGLDYAFSAKSVEDEYAAGWGGQEKGNLISDAFFTWLALDPSTFWVNLNPDEPNRIIDADFGRTDAGRVLLEADLELKHDIFKAMDPETEAGRNFMNALPKRNGFPCWAGFRYWIEPETAVVREQDGGIHILDTPLKLSTVPQETHTQPPGGKGCDLTEAETQQSDRVLDRYITPLVAEKVNNGDYYADLRRVYTARVAAEWVRQNAADMPAEYRRIINSNDVKRWPLRAPHQNWTGKQVWDRYYKAFTEGTFKYKWDNGEDVYVYTVGGVDFSKQPKRNMNPVRFRTEQRYKPRTVGFAVDTIADDPNKEGYLMFGGNSAGRSEAGTPTPTPTGTGKPTPTPTGTGTPTPTPTDPAPTASQSPGATTPPAPEDPDGDLADTGSSTPVGLIGGIAAAAIAAGGALVWWRRRRTNTRS, encoded by the coding sequence GTGAAGCCAGCACGAATAGCACGCCGCTGGCGTGCGCTCAGGAACAGCCTGCTCGCGCTCGCCTGCGCCACCGTCATCACCGTCACCGGCCAGCCCGGCGCCGGCGTCGCCGAAGCCGCGCCCGCGCCGCCGAAGCTGAAGCCCGGCAAGCGCTGTGACGAGCTGTACGGGGTGAAGGACGTCCCCACGGGCGGCCTGCCCCAGGGGGACGCCTCTCGGTCCGTGGACCGCTGGGACACCTACGAGTACACCAACCCCGGCCTCCAGTTCGACGGCCTCAACCCCACCCAGGCCGAACTGAACGCCGCGGGCACCGACTACAAGAAGTACGACCACAGTGACCCGCGCCGCATCTACGCCCGCTTCAACGCGCAGAAGCGGTGGAAGGACTTCCGGGACTACCTGTCGAAGGTCTACATCCCGAACCAGGGCTACGACGCCCGCGGCAAGGCCTTCATGGGCAAGGTCGTGCGCGAGATGGGTCTGACGGGTCCGGACTGGATCTGCGAGAAGGAGTTCTGGTTCAAGGACCCCGACACCGGCGACCGCCACAAGCGCCGGCTCGACGCGTACAACAAGCGCACCCGGGAGATCGTGGAGGCCAAGTCCAACGGCAGCCCCGACGGCCGTGAGAAGCCCGCGGACCGCGCCTGGGCCAAGAACAGCGGCTGGCGCTCGTACAAGTACACGTACGTCTTCGCCGAGAACCAGACCCGCGACGCCAAGAACTTCATGCGGGAGCTGAAGGACACCGCGGGCAAGGACGCGCTCGGCCGCGACCGGGTCCGGACCTACGACTACCAGTCCCACCACAAGGGCCTGGCCCCCAAGGGCACCGAGAACGGCCCGTACCGCGCGAACGGCACGACGATGTCGCCGGGCAACGGCACCTCCACCGGGTCCCGCGGCTCCGGCAACCAGGTGATCAACCAGTCACCGGCGAACCCGCAGACCCTCAAGGAACAGCTCGACCGGCTGGGGAAGACCGGGCAGCGTTCCCTGATGAACCGCGGCCTCGGGGGCATCGACTTCACCACCCTCGACCTGCGGTACATCGGCAAGGGCAAGAGCGGCAAGGGCCTGGACTACGCCTTCTCCGCCAAGTCCGTGGAGGACGAGTACGCGGCCGGCTGGGGCGGCCAGGAGAAGGGCAACCTGATCTCCGACGCGTTCTTCACCTGGCTCGCCCTGGACCCGTCCACGTTCTGGGTGAACCTCAACCCCGACGAGCCGAACCGCATCATCGACGCCGACTTCGGCAGGACCGACGCCGGCCGGGTGCTCCTGGAGGCGGACCTGGAGCTGAAGCACGACATCTTCAAGGCCATGGACCCGGAGACGGAAGCCGGCCGCAACTTCATGAACGCCCTGCCGAAGCGCAACGGCTTCCCCTGCTGGGCCGGCTTCCGCTACTGGATCGAGCCGGAGACCGCGGTCGTGCGGGAGCAGGACGGCGGCATCCACATCCTCGACACCCCGCTGAAGCTGTCCACGGTGCCGCAGGAGACCCACACGCAGCCGCCCGGCGGGAAGGGCTGCGACCTCACCGAGGCGGAGACGCAGCAGTCCGACCGCGTCCTCGACCGCTACATCACGCCGCTGGTCGCGGAGAAGGTCAACAACGGCGACTACTACGCCGACCTGCGCCGCGTCTACACCGCACGCGTCGCCGCCGAATGGGTGCGCCAGAACGCCGCCGACATGCCCGCCGAGTACCGCAGGATCATCAACAGCAACGACGTGAAGCGCTGGCCGCTGCGCGCCCCGCACCAGAACTGGACGGGCAAGCAGGTCTGGGACCGCTACTACAAGGCGTTCACCGAAGGCACCTTCAAGTACAAGTGGGACAACGGCGAGGACGTCTACGTCTACACCGTGGGCGGGGTCGACTTCTCCAAGCAGCCCAAGCGCAACATGAACCCGGTGCGCTTCCGCACCGAGCAGCGCTACAAGCCCCGCACCGTCGGCTTCGCGGTCGACACGATCGCGGACGACCCGAACAAGGAGGGCTACCTGATGTTCGGCGGCAACAGCGCCGGACGCTCCGAGGCCGGCACCCCCACCCCCACGCCGACCGGTACCGGGAAGCCGACCCCGACCCCGACCGGCACGGGGACGCCGACCCCGACCCCGACGGATCCGGCGCCGACGGCGAGTCAGTCCCCCGGGGCCACCACCCCGCCCGCCCCTGAGGACCCCGACGGCGACCTCGCCGACACCGGCAGCAGCACCCCCGTCGGCCTGATCGGCGGCATCGCGGCCGCCGCGATCGCCGCGGGCGGCGCACTCGTCTGGTGGCGCCGCCGCCGGACGAACACCCGGAGCTGA
- a CDS encoding GNAT family N-acetyltransferase: protein MPTMPSRVELHPLTLADQEEFCTLVRASSALHRPWMQLPTTAEDFQAWMHRFDDGTNLGFLIRVRETGEAAGTVNINSIIRGRYQGASVGYAAFAPSAGHGYMTEGLAAILQYAFTDLRLHRLEASIQPGNKASLALVQRLGFRYEGVSPAYLYIDGDWRDHERWAATAPHPWTPDPSLPEV, encoded by the coding sequence ATGCCCACGATGCCGTCACGAGTCGAACTGCACCCGCTCACCCTCGCCGACCAGGAGGAGTTCTGCACGCTCGTGCGGGCCAGCTCCGCCCTGCACCGGCCGTGGATGCAACTGCCCACGACAGCGGAGGACTTCCAGGCCTGGATGCACCGCTTCGACGACGGCACCAACCTGGGCTTCCTGATCCGCGTCCGGGAGACCGGCGAGGCCGCGGGCACGGTCAACATCAACTCGATCATCCGGGGCCGCTACCAGGGCGCCTCCGTCGGCTATGCGGCCTTCGCCCCGTCCGCAGGGCACGGGTACATGACCGAAGGGCTCGCCGCCATCCTGCAGTACGCCTTCACCGATCTGCGGCTCCACCGACTGGAGGCCAGCATCCAGCCGGGGAACAAGGCGTCCCTGGCCCTGGTCCAACGCCTCGGCTTCCGCTACGAAGGGGTCTCGCCCGCCTACCTCTACATCGACGGCGACTGGCGGGACCACGAACGCTGGGCCGCCACCGCACCCCACCCCTGGACCCCCGATCCGTCCCTCCCCGAGGTCTGA
- a CDS encoding TetR/AcrR family transcriptional regulator has protein sequence MPKKVVPEAERRRRRPTRQGTVLSEKLIVRTALRMLREHGSAGLTARRLGAALGADPSTVYRYFAGLDGLTRAIGEELMGRALDSWTASGEWRADLRALGLAIHASYLAHPQAALLTASRVTGRPREIEVDETILGILRGAGFGDAAAVGVYHAFIDLALAFAALDAGALAVKDEIREADEEMWTTTYARLPAETHPHIAATAHLLADRMNDSAYPVVLDTLLVRAEAQLAASRQ, from the coding sequence ATGCCGAAGAAGGTGGTTCCGGAGGCGGAACGGCGCAGGCGGCGGCCGACCCGGCAGGGCACCGTGCTGTCGGAGAAGCTGATCGTGCGGACGGCGCTGCGGATGCTGCGCGAACACGGGAGCGCCGGACTGACCGCACGCCGGCTCGGTGCCGCTCTCGGCGCCGACCCGAGCACCGTGTACCGGTACTTCGCCGGCCTGGACGGCCTGACCCGGGCCATCGGCGAGGAGCTGATGGGGCGGGCCCTGGACAGCTGGACCGCCTCCGGTGAGTGGCGTGCCGACCTGCGGGCGCTGGGCCTGGCGATCCACGCCTCCTACCTCGCCCATCCCCAGGCCGCCCTGCTGACCGCCAGCCGCGTCACCGGCCGGCCCCGGGAGATCGAGGTGGACGAGACGATCCTCGGCATCCTGCGCGGCGCGGGCTTCGGCGACGCGGCCGCCGTCGGCGTGTACCACGCCTTCATCGACCTGGCCCTGGCCTTCGCCGCCCTGGACGCGGGCGCGCTGGCCGTCAAGGACGAGATCAGGGAGGCGGACGAGGAGATGTGGACCACCACCTACGCCCGGCTGCCGGCCGAGACCCATCCCCACATCGCCGCCACCGCGCACCTGCTCGCGGACCGGATGAACGACAGCGCCTATCCCGTCGTCCTGGACACGCTCCTGGTCAGGGCGGAGGCCCAGCTGGCCGCCTCGCGGCAGTAG
- a CDS encoding saccharopine dehydrogenase family protein: MRVLLVGAGGVGTAVTRIAARRDFLTHMVVADYDPARAEAAVAALGEQENRFSAHRLDASDEAAVRRLLTEENCDVLLNATDPRFVMPLFNAALAAGAHYVDMAMSLSVPHPAAPYEQCGVKLGDEQFALAEAWEEADRLALVGMGVEPGLSDVFARYAADELFDEIEELGVRDGAHLTVEGYDFAPSFSIWTTIEECLNPPVVYEKDRGWFTTAPFSEPEVFDFPEGIGPVECVNVEHEEVLLMPRWVDARRVTFKYGLGDDFIAKLKTLRDLGLDSTAKVTVPGADGPVRVSPRDVVAACLPDPATLGDRMRGKTCAGTWVKGTKDGAPREVYLYHVVDNEWTMREYGSQAVVWQTALNPVIALELIADGTWKASGVLGPEALPPRPFLDLLGAYGSPWGLREEQRH, translated from the coding sequence ATGCGTGTACTTCTCGTGGGTGCGGGCGGCGTCGGAACCGCCGTCACCCGTATCGCGGCCCGCCGTGACTTCCTGACCCACATGGTCGTCGCCGACTACGACCCGGCCCGCGCGGAGGCCGCCGTCGCCGCGCTCGGCGAGCAGGAGAACCGGTTCAGCGCCCACCGCCTGGACGCCTCCGACGAGGCCGCGGTCCGCCGTCTCCTCACCGAGGAGAACTGCGACGTGCTCCTCAACGCGACCGACCCCAGGTTCGTGATGCCCCTGTTCAACGCGGCGCTCGCCGCCGGCGCGCACTACGTCGACATGGCGATGTCACTGTCCGTGCCCCACCCGGCCGCCCCCTACGAGCAGTGCGGGGTCAAGCTCGGCGACGAGCAGTTCGCCCTGGCCGAGGCCTGGGAGGAGGCCGACCGCCTCGCCCTGGTCGGCATGGGCGTCGAGCCGGGCCTGTCGGACGTGTTCGCCCGGTACGCGGCCGACGAACTCTTCGACGAGATCGAGGAGCTCGGCGTCCGCGACGGCGCGCACCTCACCGTCGAGGGGTACGACTTCGCGCCCTCCTTCAGCATCTGGACCACCATCGAGGAGTGCCTCAACCCGCCCGTCGTCTACGAGAAGGACCGCGGCTGGTTCACCACGGCGCCCTTCAGCGAGCCGGAGGTCTTCGACTTCCCCGAGGGCATCGGCCCGGTGGAGTGCGTGAACGTCGAGCACGAGGAGGTCCTCCTCATGCCCCGCTGGGTGGACGCGCGCCGGGTGACGTTCAAGTACGGCCTCGGCGACGACTTCATCGCCAAGCTGAAGACCCTCCGCGACCTGGGCCTCGACTCCACGGCGAAGGTCACCGTCCCCGGCGCGGACGGGCCCGTGCGGGTCTCCCCGCGCGACGTGGTCGCCGCCTGCCTGCCCGACCCGGCCACCCTGGGCGACCGCATGAGGGGCAAGACCTGCGCGGGCACCTGGGTCAAGGGAACCAAGGACGGCGCGCCGCGCGAGGTGTACCTGTACCACGTCGTCGACAACGAGTGGACGATGCGCGAGTACGGTTCCCAGGCCGTGGTCTGGCAGACCGCCCTCAACCCGGTGATCGCCCTGGAGCTGATCGCCGACGGCACGTGGAAGGCGAGCGGCGTCCTCGGCCCCGAGGCCCTGCCGCCCCGCCCGTTCCTCGACCTGCTGGGCGCGTACGGCTCCCCCTGGGGGCTGCGCGAGGAGCAGCGGCACTGA
- a CDS encoding MFS transporter produces the protein MYVADSRSTPATAATAAARDLGPGRRAAVAPTVLALGTVSLVTDVSSEMVTAVLPLYLVAGLGLSPLGFGLLDGVYNGFSALVRLAGGHLADRGGRYKTVAALGYGLSALCKPLLLVAGSLPLIGAVLAADRTGKGLRTAPRDALISLASPEESRGRAFGVHRAMDTAGALIGPLVAFLILRQVADGYDAVFTVSFCVAALGVLVLLLFVPSRPKPLAVPSEGAPRASLKAALALLRVSDVRRLALCAFLLGLATVSDSFVYLLLQRRLGVTDRWFALLPIGTAAAFLLLAVPLGRLADRVGRWRVFLGGHAALLLVYGALLSGWQSPALPYLVLALHGGFYAATDGVLMAAAAGSVPAELRSSGLALIQTGQALARFGCSIAFGAAWTAWGDRWAVGAATAVLAVCAAAAFALRPADRDTASPTPTVPEGTPV, from the coding sequence GTGTACGTAGCGGACAGTCGCAGCACTCCCGCGACGGCCGCGACGGCCGCCGCCCGGGACCTCGGTCCCGGGCGGCGCGCCGCCGTCGCGCCCACCGTGCTCGCGCTCGGCACGGTCAGCCTCGTCACGGACGTGTCCTCGGAGATGGTCACGGCCGTGCTGCCGCTCTACCTGGTCGCCGGGCTCGGCCTCTCGCCGCTCGGCTTCGGCCTGCTCGACGGCGTGTACAACGGCTTCAGCGCGCTCGTCCGGCTCGCCGGCGGCCATCTCGCCGACCGCGGCGGCCGGTACAAGACGGTGGCGGCGCTCGGCTACGGCCTCTCCGCGCTGTGCAAGCCCCTGCTCCTGGTGGCGGGTTCACTGCCGCTGATCGGCGCCGTGCTCGCCGCCGACCGCACCGGCAAAGGCCTGCGGACCGCGCCGCGCGACGCGCTGATCTCGCTCGCGTCGCCGGAGGAGTCGCGCGGCCGGGCCTTCGGCGTGCACCGGGCGATGGACACCGCGGGCGCCCTGATCGGCCCGCTCGTCGCCTTTCTGATCCTCCGCCAGGTGGCGGACGGCTACGACGCCGTGTTCACGGTCAGCTTCTGCGTGGCCGCGCTCGGCGTGCTCGTTCTGCTGCTGTTCGTACCCTCGCGCCCCAAGCCCCTGGCCGTGCCGTCGGAAGGCGCGCCGCGCGCTTCGCTCAAGGCCGCGCTCGCCCTGCTGCGGGTGTCCGACGTGCGCCGACTCGCCCTGTGCGCCTTCCTGTTGGGACTCGCGACGGTCAGCGACTCCTTCGTCTACCTGCTGCTGCAGCGGCGCCTCGGCGTCACCGACCGCTGGTTCGCGCTGCTGCCGATCGGCACCGCCGCCGCCTTCCTGCTGCTCGCCGTGCCGCTGGGCCGGCTCGCCGACCGGGTCGGCCGCTGGCGGGTGTTCCTCGGCGGCCACGCCGCCCTGCTGCTCGTGTACGGGGCGCTGCTCAGCGGCTGGCAGAGCCCCGCGCTCCCCTATCTGGTCCTGGCGCTGCACGGCGGTTTCTACGCGGCGACCGACGGCGTGCTGATGGCTGCGGCGGCCGGCTCCGTACCGGCCGAACTCCGGTCGTCCGGGCTCGCGTTGATCCAGACCGGGCAGGCGCTCGCCCGGTTCGGCTGCTCGATCGCGTTCGGCGCGGCCTGGACCGCGTGGGGCGACCGCTGGGCGGTCGGCGCGGCGACGGCCGTGCTCGCGGTGTGCGCGGCCGCGGCGTTCGCCCTGCGGCCCGCGGACCGGGACACCGCCTCGCCCACCCCCACCGTTCCGGAGGGAACGCCCGTATGA
- a CDS encoding alkaline phosphatase family protein — translation MPGAPRKRRTALLSTLGLAAASIGLWAGVGGTSQAQAAATVPTPDHVVVVVFENHAYSQIIGSSSAPYINSLKAGGANLTQSYGETHPSQPNYFAMFSGSTQGITDDSCYTPGFSSAPNLASELIAAGKTWKSYNETLPSQGSTTCSSGKYARKHNPWFGFSNVPTSSAYTMAQFPTDYTTLPQVSFVVPNLCSDMHDCSVSTGDTWLQNNLGAYATWAKTHNSLLVVTFDEDNRLAGNKIATVLYGQQVVPGSTSSTTYNHYNLLRTIEDMYGTTHAGQAANAAPITGIWTP, via the coding sequence GTGCCCGGCGCGCCCAGAAAACGCCGCACCGCCCTTCTGTCCACCCTCGGCCTCGCGGCCGCGTCGATCGGCCTGTGGGCCGGCGTCGGCGGCACGTCGCAGGCCCAGGCCGCGGCGACCGTCCCCACCCCCGACCACGTGGTCGTCGTGGTCTTCGAGAACCACGCCTACAGCCAGATCATCGGCAGCTCCAGCGCCCCGTACATCAACTCGCTGAAGGCCGGCGGCGCCAACCTCACCCAGTCGTACGGCGAGACCCACCCCAGCCAGCCCAACTACTTCGCGATGTTCTCGGGTTCCACCCAGGGCATCACGGACGACAGCTGCTACACGCCCGGCTTCTCGTCCGCGCCGAACCTGGCCTCCGAGCTGATCGCCGCGGGCAAGACCTGGAAGAGCTACAACGAGACGCTGCCCAGCCAGGGTTCGACCACGTGCAGCAGCGGCAAGTACGCGCGCAAGCACAACCCGTGGTTCGGCTTCTCGAACGTCCCGACCTCGTCGGCGTACACCATGGCGCAGTTCCCGACCGACTACACCACGCTGCCGCAGGTGTCCTTCGTGGTCCCGAACCTGTGCAGCGACATGCACGACTGTTCCGTCAGCACCGGTGACACCTGGCTGCAGAACAACCTGGGCGCCTACGCGACCTGGGCGAAGACCCACAACAGCCTGCTCGTCGTGACCTTCGACGAGGACAACCGCCTCGCCGGCAACAAGATCGCGACCGTCCTCTACGGCCAGCAGGTGGTCCCGGGCTCGACGTCCTCGACCACGTACAACCACTACAACTTGCTGCGCACGATCGAGGACATGTACGGCACCACGCACGCCGGCCAGGCCGCCAACGCCGCCCCGATCACCGGCATCTGGACGCCCTGA